In Pseudomonas sp. PDNC002, the DNA window CCTGTCGCTGCTGCGGATCGGCAACGGCTGGCAGATCGTCAACAAGCTCTACTACCTGCACGAGTGACGTGGAACGCATCGGCCTGCGCGGGACGCCGGAAACCCTGCTGATTACCCTCTATGCCAAGGCGAAGGAAAGCGAGCTACCCGACAGCCTGCTGCGCGACCGTTTCTCGCGGCAGGCCGTGGAGCAGATCGACTACGACTTCGCCCGCCTGCACATCGGCCGCGCGGAGCAGGTGGGCATTGCGTTGCGGGCCAAGCTGTTCGACGACTGGGTGCGCGACTTCCTCGTCGCCAATCCCGCGTGCGTCGTCCTGCAATTGGGCTGCGGGCTGGACAGCCGGGTGTTTCGTATCGATCCGCCGGCCAGCGTGGAGTGGTTCGAGGTGGACTATCCCGAGGTCATCGCCTTGCGCGAGCGCCTGTACCCGCCACGGGAGCACTGCCACATGCTGGCGACTGCACTGACCGCGCCGGACTGGTGGCGGTCGCTTCCGGTGGGGCTGCCGGTGCTGGTCATCGCCGAGGGTGTGCTGCCCTATATCGAGGGCAACGACGTGTTCTGGCTGTTGCGCGCGCTGGTGGGGCATTTCGGCCATGGCGAGCTGGTGTTCGACGGTTACACGCCCCTGGGGATTCGCCTTTTGCAGCGTAATCCGATGATCCGCAAGACCGGCGCCGTCCTGCACTGGGGCATCGACGAGCCGAGCGATCTGGAGGCACAGGTGCCGGGCTTGCGCTTCACGGAGGCGATCGCCGCCTACGATTGGCAGCAGATCGACCGGTTGTCGCTGGGCATGCGCCTGCTCTACCGGATCACCCTGGCGGTCCCCGCGCTGCGTCGCATGGGCCGGCTCCTGCGTTATCGCTTCGGCTGAAAAACGCCGTTTCGACTGCGCGTGGCCGCGCCGACCGCTGGCTGCTTTACTGATTTTTCCACGACGATGTTGCGCAGGACCCACCGATGAAGCTCGAGCCGCTGATGGAGATGAGTGTGAAGGCCAGCGTGCCGCTGGAGATCGGCCGCGTGCCCCAGGGCCAACGGCTGATTTCGGCAGCCGGTGGGGGGACCTTCAAGGGGCAGCGCCTGAGCGGCGAAGTGCTGCCCGGCGGCGGCGACTGGATACTGGTGGACAGCGACGGTGGCTGGCACCTGGAGGTGCGCCTGGTACTGCGCACCGACGACGGCGCGCGTATCCTGATGCAGCACAATGGCCTGCTGGTGGCCAACCCGAAGACCATTCATGCGGTCTCGCGGGGGGACAGCACCGAGTTCGGCGATACCTATTTCATGATCCAGCCGCGCTTCGAAGTGGGCGATGACCGCTACCGCTGGCTCAACCACCAACTGGCGGTGGGCGAGGGCCGGCTGGGGCCGGGCTGGGTCGAATACCGTTTGTACTCACTCGCCAATGGATGAGCGATGAAGAGCGAGAGTTGTCACACAGGGCGGGCACGGTTGGCGCATCAGGGATCCGCGGACGACCCCATGGCTCTGCCCCCCAACATGCAGCGTGACGACAAGGTGGTGCTGTTCGACGGCACCTGCCGTCTGTGCAACGGCTGGAGCCGCTTCCTCCTGCTGCACGACCGCGAGCACCGGATAAAGCTGTGCAGCGTGCAGTCCGACGAGGGCCAGGCGATCCTCGATTGGTTCGGCCTGCCCACCGAGTATTTCGACACCATGCTCTATGTCGATGGCCGTGAAGGTTTCGAGCGCAGCGACGCCTTCCTGCGGGTGATCGGCCAGTTGCCGGCGCCCTGGAACTGGCTGCGCGTGCTCTGGCTGATTCCCCGGCCGTTGCGTGACTGGTGCTATGACCGTATCGCCCTCAACCGCTATCGCCTGTTCGGCCGCGAAGACCAGTGCCTGGTGCCCTCGCCGCAGTACCGCGGGCGTTTCCTCGGCAATGACTAGCGCGGCCATCGCGCGCCTGGCGCTGGGCGTGGTGTTCCTCTACCACGGCCTGGTGCCCAAGCTGCTGTTCCTCAGTCCTGACGAAGTCCGGATGATCGAGGCCCACGGCTGGCCGCTGTCCACCCAGCGCATCGCCGAGGTGGCCGGCGCCACCGAGATCGTCCTGGCGCTGGCCATCCTGCTGCTGCGCCGCAGCCGCTGGCCACTATGGCTGGCGGCGGCTGCACTGGTGGGCCTGCTGGTGGATGTGGCGCTGTTCGCCCCGGAATTGCTGCTGGGCGCCTTCAATCCGGTCTCCACCAATATCGCCGCCCTGGCGTTGTGCGCCATCGCCCTGCTGGGCGAGCGGGACGCGCACCGGTCGCGCCCCGCACGGTTGCGTTAGAACGACCGGGAAACGCTGGCCACCACCGTGGCCGTGCAGGCGTCGCCGAAGCCGAACTGGGTCCGGCATTCGTTCTGCGACAGGTCGGTGTCGATGTAGCTCACCGCCCAGTCGAAGCCCACCCATTCATGGCTCAGCTTGGCTTCCCACTCATGGTAGGTATCGCGGGTTTCGCCGCTGCCGGACAGGTAGAGCGGGTCCTTGGCGTCGTTGCGGCCGTAGCGTACGCGCAGCTTGAATTCGGCCGGCAGCTCGGCGTTGTAGGCCAGGTAGGTGTAGAGGTTGGCCTGGTCCTCGCCGAAATAGGTGGGGTAGTCGTTGCCGTAATAGGCGGCCACTTCGAAGCCGTAGGCGTGGAGGATGGCGTAGGTGTCGCTCTGGTTGAACTGGCTTTCCTTGGGGTAGGCGTACTTGATGTAGCCCAGGTCCAGGGCGATATCGTCGTTGGCCTGCCAGTACCAGCCGCCGTAGTAGTCCACTTCCTGGCGGGTCTTGAAGTCGGCGCCGAAGTCGACGTTGGAGCTCCACACGCCCAGGTAGGCGCCGGAGGCGTGCTGCAGGGTGGCGCCGACCTGGACGGCCGGGTCGCCCTGGGTCTGCGAGATGCCACGGGTGCGGTAGTCGCTGACCAGGGCGGTGTCGATCTGCAGGTTGAAGTCGTGGCCCAGCTCGACGGCCAGGGCGGAGGTGAGCGGCGCGCAGGCGAGCAGCGCGCCGGCCAGCCAATGGGGGCGATTCATGCGGGGAGTCCCTTTGTTGTGATTGTCTGTGGGCAGATGAAAAATCCCGCGCAGCGCCGACCCTCCCGGTCAACTCGGGAAGCTGCGGCAAGAGTAGGGCTGGCGGGCAGGGCGCCGGAGCTGTTCAGGCCCCGGCGCAGGAGCCCGGCTCAGAGAGCCGGTTGGTCTTCGGCGCGGTAGATTTCGCGCCCTTCGAACAGGGTGTGGAGCACGCGGGCCTCGTCCAGTTGCTGGTCGGGCACGGTGAACACGTCGCGGTCGAGCACCACCATGTCGGCCTGCTTGCCGGGGGCCAGGGTGCCGATCTTGTCGCCCAGGCCGATGGTCTGCGCGGCGTTGCGGGTGTAGGCATAGAACATGGTCTGGCGGTCCACGCGCTCGGCGGCGTTGAGTACGCCTTCCTCGCCCTGGCGGGTGACGGCCTGGTAGATGGCTTTCAGCGGATCAGGCGTGGACACCGGCCAGTCGCTGGCGCCGGCGATGGTGGCGCCGTTGTCCAGCAGGGATTTCGCCGGGTACATGTAGCGGTACGCCTCGTCGGCGATGTAGGGCTTCACCAGCTCCACCGTGTAGACCTCGGCGGTGGCCCAATCCAGTTGCATCGAGGCGATCACCCCAAGCTCCTTGAAGCGTGGGAAGTCCTTGGGATTGACCAGTTGCAGGTGGGTGATCGAGTGGGTCACACCGCTTTGCCGATCCTTGCGTGCCTGCGCGATACCGTTGAGCGATTCGCGCACCGCACGGTCGCCGATGGCGTGGATGTGGACCAGCCAGCCGCGCGCATCGGCGGCGCTGACCAGCTCGCCGAAGTGCTTCGGATCGATCAATAGTTCGCCCGGCTTGTGGCTGTTCTTGTAGTCCTCCAGCAGCGCGGCGGACTGCGCCGGGAACTCGATCACGCCGTCGGCGAACACCTTGATGCCGGGCAGCGTCAGGTTCGGAATGCCCTGGAACTGCTGGCGGACCTTCTCGATGACGTCAAGATCGGCCGGGCTGCTCTTGGGATTGACCACCTGCAGCGCGGCGACGTGGGCGGTGAGCTGGCCATCGCGAGCCAGGTCGCGGTACACCGGCAGCACGCCGACGGTCTTCTCGGTGGGCTTGATGGCGAACAGCGCCTCACCCGGGCTGCCGTTGGCCGCCGGGTCCATCCAGGCGGTGATGCCGAGGCTGTTGTTGTACTTCACTGCGGCGACGCCGGCGCGGTCCATGGTGGCGGTATCGGGTACCGGCATCGCGGCGGCGACCAGATCGAAGCCGGAGTCGACCAGGAAGCCGGTGGGGTTGAACGACTTGTCGTGGGCGACGTTCTGCTGTTCCAGCGGGCTCAGGCTGCGCACGCGCTTGGCATCGAGTCCGGCGCGCTTGAGCATCGCGGCATTGGCCCAGGCGGTGTGGTGGTCGCTGCCGATCAGCACCACGGGCGTGTCTTTCCACTCGCCCTGGTTGAAGCGCTTGGCCAGGCCGTCGGCCTGGGACCAGTAGCTGGAGTTCATGCCGTTCATGACCACGGTGTCGTGCACCTTGGCCTTGCCGCTGTCGCGGTCCTGCTTCAGGCGCTTCTCGAAGGCGTCGAGGTCCATCTGCTCGTCCAGCAGGCTGGCGGAGATCAGCTCCAGGCCGCCGAAGATCGAGTGCGAGTGGCTGTCGATGAAGCCGGGCATCAGTACCTTGCCGCCCAGGTCGACCTGCTTGCTGCCGGTGCCGGCGAGCTTGCGGATGTCCTCGTTGGAACCCACCTGCAGCACCTTGCCGTCGGCGACCGCGACCGCCTGCTGCATAGGCTGGCCGGGTTCGGCGGTGAAGACCTTGGCGTTGTACAGAATCAGGTCTGCGTTCTGTGCCTGTGCTTCAAAAGTACCGAGTGCGATAGCGAGTGCCAGCGCCCCTTTGAGCATGCCGTGCATGACTTCCCCTTGCTTTTCGTTGGATTATTGTTGGTCTGTAGCGGAGGCTAACGGTGCGACGGAGTGCGCGGAAGTCGCCAACGGGCATAACACTTGTGAAGGATTGGCACGAATGACGATGGACAGATTCAGCAGCCTGGCGATGTTCGTCGCCAGCGCCGAGACCGGCAGTTTCAGCCGTGCCGCCGAGCAACTGGGCAAGACGCCCTCGGCGGTGACCAAGGCAGTCGGCCAGCTGGAGATCGAAGTCGGCGCGCGCCTGTTCGAGCGCACCACCCGCAGCATGTCGCTCACCGAGGCCGGCCAGCTCTATCTGGACGGTGCCCGCGAAGTGCTGGCGCGGATGCGCGAGACCACCGAGGAAATCGCCCAGCTACAGCACAGCCTGCGCGGCGTACTGCGTATCACCGGGCCGCTGATCGTCGGCCCGGTGTTCCTCGACCAGGCCTGCGCCGAGTTTCTCGACCTGCACCCGGACGTGCGCCTGCAGGTGGACCTCTCCGACAGCTACGTCGACCTGCTCGACGGCCGCTACGACCTCGCCCTGCGCATGGGCAACAGCGACCTGCCGGGACTGATCGCCCAGCCGTTGGCCGAAAGCCGCCTGGCCATGTGCGCCAGCCCGGCGTACCTTGCGCGGCGCGGAGCGCCCCGGCATCCGAGTGAGATCGTCGACCACGATTGCCTGGTCTACCGCCATCCGGCGCTGGATGATCGCTGGTGGTTCGACGTGGAAGGGGAGCGCTTTTCCACTCCGCGCAACGGTCGCCTGAACAGCGACAACCAGGCGGTGCTGTTGACCGCCTGCCTCGCCGGGCACGGCCTGCTGCCATGCCCGCACTGGAGTGTGCTGGAACACCTGCGCAGCGGTCGGCTGGTGACGGTGCTGGATGACTATTTCTTCGAGCCGGACACCTTCGGCGCGCAGATCCTGGCCGTGTACCCAAGCAACCGCCGGGCGACGCGCAAGATCCACGCGTTCATCGAGCACCTGCGCGAGTATCTGCGGCGCGACGGCATCCTCTGAGCGCTCAGAGCTGGGCGCTTTCCAGCCGGTTGCGACCGTTGGCCTTGGCCTGGTAAAGCGCCCGGTCGGCGCCCTCGAGCAATTGCGCCAGGTCGCAGGCCTGCTCCACCGAGACCAGCCCGATGCTGACGCTGACCCGCAACTCACCGCCCTCGACGTCCAGGCGAAGGCTCTGCAGGTTTTCCCGCAGCCGATCGAGGAAGTGCCGGGCCGCATCGGCGTCGGTACTGGGCAGCAGGAAGACGAACTCCTCTCCACCGAAACGGGCGAACAGGTCGGTGCTGCGAGCCAGCCGCCGGCACAGTTCGCTGAACTGGCAAAGCGCTCGGTCACCGGCGGCGTGGCCGTACTGGTCGTTGATCCGCTTGAAGTGATCGAGGTCGAGTATCGCCAGGCTCAACGGCGAGCCATAGCGTGCGCTGCGGGCCAGCTCGTGCTCGGCCTGGGCCTGGAAGGCCCGGCGGTTGAGCGCGCTGGTCAGGGGATCGAGCGTGGCCAGCTGGCGCAGCTGGTTTTCCAGGGCCTTGTGGTGGCTGACGTCACGGATTTCCGCGACCCGCTGTTGACCGCCGGCCAGGCGCTCGACGCTCAGCTCTGCGGCGAAGGTGCTGCCGTCGTCACGCATGGCCAATATGTCGTGGGGCTTACCGTCTGCAGCGGCGAGAAGCTCGTGCAGGTCTTCCTGAACTTCGCCGACGAAGAGTTCACTGAAGTCCTGGCCGATCAGCCGCTCGCGGGGCCAGAGCAGCATGCGTTCGAGCATCGGGTTGGCGTCCACCACCTTGCCGTCGCGCAGCACCAGCATGCCGGCATGGGCGACCTGCATCAGCCGCTCGAAACGCTCGGCGCTGGCGGCGGCATCGCGGGCGTGGCGTTGGCTGTCGGCGAGGATCCGGCGCATGGTCATCAGGGCCATGCCGACCAGGGCGATCACCCACAACGGAACGCCGAAGTTGTAAGGCAGCAGGTAGCTGAAGGAGCGGGTGACGTCGACGTGCTCGATGCCGTGCAAGCCATCGTGCAGGCCGATGCCGGAACGCGCCAGGGTGACCAGGGCGTACGCACCCAGGGCGGCGGCCACGAAGCGGCGCACGCCGCGCAATTCGATCTCGCCTTGAGTGCGCAGCAGAATCAGGCAGGCCTGGATCGGCAACAGGCCGCCGATGCCGGCATAGATGGCGATCAGGTACTCGGAATTGATCGGTGCGACCCACCAGTGCCAGGACAACGCCACGGTCATCGCGGCTGCGCTGGCGGGGACTGTCCACCAGGGTGGCGGCAGACCGAGGAAGCGGTACACGCCCAGCAGCAGGAGCGCTTCACCAGCCAGCTGTGTGGCGTTGCCAAGGATGTTCAGCAGCTTGTTGCCGCTGGCCATGAAGCCCATGAACAACAGAATGCCGACGATCAGAGTCCAGGCGCCGCTCATCCACAGGCCGGGGCCTCGGTAGGGGCGGGCGAAGTACCAGAGGCCGGTGCAGGCGATGGCGCTGGCGAGCATCAGGTTGAGGCCGAGCAGCATCGGTGAGAAGTACAGGGATTCCACGGCCCCAACCTCCTTGTGTGGTTGCCGCGGATTTTGCCAGCGCTGCCGGCCCTTTGTCAGTGACCGTTCAGAGCAGCGCCCCGGCCCAGGCCGACACCAGCAGCAGGACCGCCATCAGCTGGTTGAGCCGCTGCATCTGCGTCGGTGAAAGCAGGCGCTGGCTGCCGATGCCCAGTCCGGCCCAGACCGCCATGCAGGGAAGCGACACGAGGAAGAACAGCAGCGACAGCAGTTGCACGCGGTCCAGTCGGTCGACGCCATGGCCGGCGTACACGCTGATCACCGCCAGCGCCATCATCCAGGTCTTCGGGTTGACCAACTGCAGTGCGGCGGCGCCGACCAGGCCCAGGCGCGCGGCATTGCCGTCCCGCGCGAGGTCTGCTGGCGGGCTGCGGAAGATCTGCCAGGCCAGCCAGCTCAGCCAGAGCACGCCGGCCACGCTCATGCCCTGCTGCACGCGCGGCAAGCTGGCGAGGGCTTCGCCCAGACCGCTGCCCACCGCCAGCACCAGCGCCGCTGCGGCGCCACATCCACCGAGCATGATCGGCAACGCGGCGCTCCAGCCGAAGCGCGCGCTGTTGCTGAAAATCAGCAGATTGGTCGGGCCGGGGGTGATCGAGGCGACGAAAGCGAAGAGCAGGAAGGGCAGCCACTGGCTGAGCTGGGCGAGGTGCATGGCGGGAACTCCGGTGAATCCGTGGGAGTTCATCTTCGCCAGCGCGGCGGGCTCAGTCTGGAAGCTTTGAGCAGCGATTGCGGTAGTAGGCGGGCGTCACACCATAGGCGCGGCGGAACCAGCGGCCCAGATGGCTCTGGTCAGCGAAGCCGAGGTCGGCGGCGATGTCCGCTGGCGCCAGGCCGCGTCCGAGCAGCTGGCGCGCACGGGCCAGGCGCAGCTGGATCAGATAGGCATGGGGCGGCAGGCCGAAGGCCTGCTTGAAGGCGCGGGTCAGCCGGAAGCGGTCGCAGCCGCTGGCGCGTGCCACGTCGTCGAGGCCGATGTCGGCGGTCAGGTTGGCGTGCAGGTAATCCCGCGCGCGCTGCGCTACCAGCGGCAGGTGTGTCTGCGTGGTGGCGCGCTGGCGCCAATGCAGGTGTCGGGTCATGCCGTCGAGGAGGTCGTCGATGGCGGTCTGGCGAACGATCTTCAGGTCGTTGCCGTGCACCGCCTGGAAGGCATTGTCGACGCGTCGCGCCAATCGCGGATCGTCGATCAGCAGCTCGGGTACGGCCAATTGGCAGTTGCCCGGCGCCTCTTCGAACAGCGTGGCGATTTCCCGCTCCAGCCAGGGCGCGTCGAGGTACAGGGTGCGATAGGTGAACCCGCCTTCGGTGGGCGCGTCGCCGTCATGGATGTCGCCGGGCTCGAGGAAGAACACCTTGCCGGTGGTGCTGATGTAGCGCTGGTTGCGGCTGCGGAACTGCTGGACGCCGGATTCGGTGTAGCCGATCAGGTAGCTGTCGTGCCAGTGCGGGTCGTAGGCGTGGCCCTTGAAGTGCGCGCGCAGGCTCTGGATGCCGGTGTCGGCATCCTGCAGCAGGTC includes these proteins:
- a CDS encoding class I SAM-dependent methyltransferase, coding for MERIGLRGTPETLLITLYAKAKESELPDSLLRDRFSRQAVEQIDYDFARLHIGRAEQVGIALRAKLFDDWVRDFLVANPACVVLQLGCGLDSRVFRIDPPASVEWFEVDYPEVIALRERLYPPREHCHMLATALTAPDWWRSLPVGLPVLVIAEGVLPYIEGNDVFWLLRALVGHFGHGELVFDGYTPLGIRLLQRNPMIRKTGAVLHWGIDEPSDLEAQVPGLRFTEAIAAYDWQQIDRLSLGMRLLYRITLAVPALRRMGRLLRYRFG
- a CDS encoding DUF3237 domain-containing protein, producing the protein MKLEPLMEMSVKASVPLEIGRVPQGQRLISAAGGGTFKGQRLSGEVLPGGGDWILVDSDGGWHLEVRLVLRTDDGARILMQHNGLLVANPKTIHAVSRGDSTEFGDTYFMIQPRFEVGDDRYRWLNHQLAVGEGRLGPGWVEYRLYSLANG
- a CDS encoding thiol-disulfide oxidoreductase DCC family protein, producing the protein MALPPNMQRDDKVVLFDGTCRLCNGWSRFLLLHDREHRIKLCSVQSDEGQAILDWFGLPTEYFDTMLYVDGREGFERSDAFLRVIGQLPAPWNWLRVLWLIPRPLRDWCYDRIALNRYRLFGREDQCLVPSPQYRGRFLGND
- a CDS encoding DoxX-like family protein; the encoded protein is MTSAAIARLALGVVFLYHGLVPKLLFLSPDEVRMIEAHGWPLSTQRIAEVAGATEIVLALAILLLRRSRWPLWLAAAALVGLLVDVALFAPELLLGAFNPVSTNIAALALCAIALLGERDAHRSRPARLR
- a CDS encoding TorF family putative porin produces the protein MNRPHWLAGALLACAPLTSALAVELGHDFNLQIDTALVSDYRTRGISQTQGDPAVQVGATLQHASGAYLGVWSSNVDFGADFKTRQEVDYYGGWYWQANDDIALDLGYIKYAYPKESQFNQSDTYAILHAYGFEVAAYYGNDYPTYFGEDQANLYTYLAYNAELPAEFKLRVRYGRNDAKDPLYLSGSGETRDTYHEWEAKLSHEWVGFDWAVSYIDTDLSQNECRTQFGFGDACTATVVASVSRSF
- a CDS encoding amidohydrolase — protein: MHGMLKGALALAIALGTFEAQAQNADLILYNAKVFTAEPGQPMQQAVAVADGKVLQVGSNEDIRKLAGTGSKQVDLGGKVLMPGFIDSHSHSIFGGLELISASLLDEQMDLDAFEKRLKQDRDSGKAKVHDTVVMNGMNSSYWSQADGLAKRFNQGEWKDTPVVLIGSDHHTAWANAAMLKRAGLDAKRVRSLSPLEQQNVAHDKSFNPTGFLVDSGFDLVAAAMPVPDTATMDRAGVAAVKYNNSLGITAWMDPAANGSPGEALFAIKPTEKTVGVLPVYRDLARDGQLTAHVAALQVVNPKSSPADLDVIEKVRQQFQGIPNLTLPGIKVFADGVIEFPAQSAALLEDYKNSHKPGELLIDPKHFGELVSAADARGWLVHIHAIGDRAVRESLNGIAQARKDRQSGVTHSITHLQLVNPKDFPRFKELGVIASMQLDWATAEVYTVELVKPYIADEAYRYMYPAKSLLDNGATIAGASDWPVSTPDPLKAIYQAVTRQGEEGVLNAAERVDRQTMFYAYTRNAAQTIGLGDKIGTLAPGKQADMVVLDRDVFTVPDQQLDEARVLHTLFEGREIYRAEDQPAL
- a CDS encoding LysR substrate-binding domain-containing protein, giving the protein MDRFSSLAMFVASAETGSFSRAAEQLGKTPSAVTKAVGQLEIEVGARLFERTTRSMSLTEAGQLYLDGAREVLARMRETTEEIAQLQHSLRGVLRITGPLIVGPVFLDQACAEFLDLHPDVRLQVDLSDSYVDLLDGRYDLALRMGNSDLPGLIAQPLAESRLAMCASPAYLARRGAPRHPSEIVDHDCLVYRHPALDDRWWFDVEGERFSTPRNGRLNSDNQAVLLTACLAGHGLLPCPHWSVLEHLRSGRLVTVLDDYFFEPDTFGAQILAVYPSNRRATRKIHAFIEHLREYLRRDGIL
- a CDS encoding sensor domain-containing diguanylate cyclase: MESLYFSPMLLGLNLMLASAIACTGLWYFARPYRGPGLWMSGAWTLIVGILLFMGFMASGNKLLNILGNATQLAGEALLLLGVYRFLGLPPPWWTVPASAAAMTVALSWHWWVAPINSEYLIAIYAGIGGLLPIQACLILLRTQGEIELRGVRRFVAAALGAYALVTLARSGIGLHDGLHGIEHVDVTRSFSYLLPYNFGVPLWVIALVGMALMTMRRILADSQRHARDAAASAERFERLMQVAHAGMLVLRDGKVVDANPMLERMLLWPRERLIGQDFSELFVGEVQEDLHELLAAADGKPHDILAMRDDGSTFAAELSVERLAGGQQRVAEIRDVSHHKALENQLRQLATLDPLTSALNRRAFQAQAEHELARSARYGSPLSLAILDLDHFKRINDQYGHAAGDRALCQFSELCRRLARSTDLFARFGGEEFVFLLPSTDADAARHFLDRLRENLQSLRLDVEGGELRVSVSIGLVSVEQACDLAQLLEGADRALYQAKANGRNRLESAQL
- a CDS encoding LysE family translocator, yielding MHLAQLSQWLPFLLFAFVASITPGPTNLLIFSNSARFGWSAALPIMLGGCGAAAALVLAVGSGLGEALASLPRVQQGMSVAGVLWLSWLAWQIFRSPPADLARDGNAARLGLVGAAALQLVNPKTWMMALAVISVYAGHGVDRLDRVQLLSLLFFLVSLPCMAVWAGLGIGSQRLLSPTQMQRLNQLMAVLLLVSAWAGALL
- a CDS encoding AraC family transcriptional regulator; this encodes MHKDNWIDLLQDADTGIQSLRAHFKGHAYDPHWHDSYLIGYTESGVQQFRSRNQRYISTTGKVFFLEPGDIHDGDAPTEGGFTYRTLYLDAPWLEREIATLFEEAPGNCQLAVPELLIDDPRLARRVDNAFQAVHGNDLKIVRQTAIDDLLDGMTRHLHWRQRATTQTHLPLVAQRARDYLHANLTADIGLDDVARASGCDRFRLTRAFKQAFGLPPHAYLIQLRLARARQLLGRGLAPADIAADLGFADQSHLGRWFRRAYGVTPAYYRNRCSKLPD